A genome region from Salvia splendens isolate huo1 chromosome 19, SspV2, whole genome shotgun sequence includes the following:
- the LOC121778238 gene encoding ABC transporter E family member 2-like — translation MLTVYVFVDLDLKFSSDHQKPAEQRDGGSGYDPSLPVPRLGKVLGLVGTNGIGKSTALKVLAGKLKPNLGRFDNLPDWDEILTHFRRSELHSYFTRIREDNLKAVTKPQHIDHIPNVVQGNVGQFLSERDTKRELAAELESIHVMDRNVGDLSGGELQRFAIATVALQNADIYMFDEPSSYLDVKQRLKVAQVVRSLLQPDSYVIVVEHDLSLVEYLSDFICCIYGRPGVYGVVTLPFSVRDGINVFLSGFDRNDNLRFRDETLTLKIVETPQENAEEIETRARYKYPTMTRTQGNFRLKVLEGEFTDSQIIVMLGENGTGKTTFIRMLAGLLNPDSVEGSDMEIPEFNVSYKPQKMSPKVKCSAGMLLRSKIPDACMDPHFVSDVMKPLLIEQLMDIQIENLSGGELQRVAITLCLGKPADIYLLDEPSAHLDAEMRIVASKVIKRFILDRKKTAFVAEHDFIMATYLADRMIVYEGKPSIDCVANPPQSLMTGMNLFLSHLDITFRRDPANFWHRINKQDLTEDREQSYYYLDD, via the exons ATGCTTACTGTTTATGTTTTTGTTGATTTGGATTTGAAGTTTTCATCTGATCATCAGAAACCAGCTGAACAAAGAGATGGCGGATCAGGATACGACCCATC GTTGCCTGTGCCTAGACTTGGAAAAGTCCTTGGCCTTGTGGGGACTAATGGCATTGGAAAATCGACCGCGCTTAAGGTTTTGGCCGGGAAGTTGAAGCCTAACTTGGGACGCTTCGAT AACCTTCCTGATTGGGACGAAATCTTGACTCATTTTAGAAGATCCGAGCTCCATAGTTACTTCACCCGTATTCGTGAAGATAATTTGAAG GCAGTCACCAAGCCCCAGCACATTGATCACATCCCGAATGTTGTTCAAGGCAACGTTGGGCAATTTCTTTCTGAGAGAGATACGAAACGAGAACTTGCAGCTGAGCTTGAGTCGATTCATGTTATGGACCGTAATGTGGGAGATTTATCGGGTGGAGAGCTTCAGAGGTTTGCGATAGCTACTGTTGCTCTACAGAATGCAGACATTTATATGTTTGATGAGCCATCGAGTTATCTTGATGTTAAACAAAGACTCAAGGTTGCCCAAGTTGTCAGATCGTTGCTTCAACCTGATAG CTATGTGATTGTGGTAGAGCACGATCTTAGTTTGGTCGAGTATTTGTCGGACTTCATTTGCTGCATTTACGGGAGACCTGGTGTATATGGAGTAGTTACTCTTCCGTTCTCGGTGAGAGATGGAATTAATGTTTTCCTGTCTGGATTTGATCGAAATGATAATCTTAGGTTCAGAGATGAAACTCTTACATTGAAG ATTGTCGAGACTCCACAAGAAAATGCTGAGGAAATTGAGACGCGTGCAAGATACAAGTATCCAACCATGACTAGGACTCAGGGTAATTTCAGGCTCAAGGTCTTGGAGGGCGAATTCACTGATTCACAAATTATTGTGATGCTCGGTGAAAATGGGACAGGAAAAACGACCTTTATACGGATGCTG GCTGGTCTTTTGAATCCCGATTCAGTGGAAGGATCTGACATGGAAATTCCCGAGTTCAACGTCTCGTACAAGCCACAGAAAATGAGTCCAAAAGTGAAGTGTAGCGCGGGAATGCTTTTGCGTTCAAAAATCCCTGACGCATGTATGGATCCGCATTTTGTATCCGATGTGATGAAGCCTCTTTTGATTGAGCAATTGATGGATATACAGATTGAGAATCTCTCTGGTGGAGAATTACAAAGAGTTGCCATCACTCTTTGTCTTGGAAAG CCAGCTGATATATATTTGCTAGATGAACCGAGTGCACATCTAGACGCGGAGATGCGTATCGTTGCTTCAAAAGTCATCAAGCGATTTATACTTGACAGGAAGAAGACTGCATTTGTAGCCGAGCATGATTTCATCATGGCAACATACCTTGCAGACAGAATGATTGTGTATGAGGGAAAGCCATCCATAGATTGTGTTGCTAATCCACCTCAATCGCTTATGACCGGAATGAACCTCTTCTTATCT CACCTGGATATCACCTTCAGAAGGGATCCCGCGAATTTCTGGCATAGAATCAACAAGCAGGACTTGACCGAGGATCGGGAGCAGTCTTACTATTATTTGGATGACTAA
- the LOC121779179 gene encoding pentatricopeptide repeat-containing protein At4g19220, mitochondrial-like, with amino-acid sequence MLGLKLAIKQSILVKLRPNLRFRFTSHLHLQEFSSNAVLPINQSHVISPAPHLLDEMSHTEPQEPRCFLSSPDAFKIIQCVMEQQPSTAKAAMAHALAVKKGDLAHLPTVTSLLTLYSRCKELPSSSSLFGEAVARDMVLWSAMMRACVDNNCPEAAVGLFKKMVVEGNEFGATSLVALVSAYSSMKAVGKEGRVAHGLSIKGGMLACTVLSNAVIDMYAKCADLSSSECVFGEMEFKDLVTWNSIISGCFYNSRPERSLWYVKHMASFENQPDSISFSCALAACTILQELDFGLQVHCWATKLGYAGSNHVSVANSLISFYAQLRDISAAECIFGEMVIKNVVSWNALIKGFFLNEQAVGAFRLFRDMQLVASIQPDMATVVTMVPYCAELMLLEEGKAIHGFIIRRGMASETSVINSLINMYSKCGKLKEALCLFLTMPKKDLVAWNTMIFGYAHNGQYQEARTLFKKMLVCCSTFTLPTLLAVLPSCDCPDSIQFGRSVHGWSMKLGLSNKTFALNSLMHMYILCGALSDASALFGSTSVKLDATSWNTLIAGCSHKGNFREALEYFDLMRRRAQVQCSSVTLGGVISACGNLGLVIEGKVVHGLAIKTGASNDMRVQNSLVTMYGRLGDSESATLAFNLSHDHNLCSWNCVLSAMSQNEDAKKALELFRSLEFEPNEITISTVLSACAQLGAMSYGKQIHGHVFRLNLYKNPFISAALTDMYSNGGRLDKAECVFLHSPEKSVTAWNSLISAYGFHNFGSRAIDTFNDMIRSGCRPTSGSFTSLLSACSHAGLVDEGLAYYESMMSGFKVAPAAEHHVCVVDILGRSGRLREARDFIKNLPGEGGTVGAWGALLSSCSYHGDVEMGREVAEVLFSMEPENGSYYLALCNMYIAAGKWEEAVELRSLIYDKQLKKQTAFSFIDIGLRCDYMLFCLRLQFPYFNTTSLIKYNL; translated from the coding sequence ATGCTCGGCTTGAAATTGGCAATCAAGCAATCCATACTTGTCAAATTGAGACCAAATCTACGTTTCCGATTTACTAGCCATCTCCACCTCCAAGAATTCAGCTCCAATGCCGTTCTTCCAATCAACCAATCCCATGTCATTTCACCCGCGCCCCACCTGCTCGACGAAATGTCTCACACAGAACCGCAAGAACCAAGATGCTTCCTTTCATCGCCGGATGCATTCAAGATTATTCAATGCGTCATGGAGCAGCAACCGAGCACTGCAAAAGCCGCAATGGCGCACGCCTTAGCTGTGAAAAAAGGCGATCTTGCCCATCTCCCCACCGTTACTTCTCTGCTCACTCTTTACTCGAGGTGCAAGGAGTTGCCATCGTCGTCTTCCTTGTTTGGCGAAGCTGTTGCGAGAGATATGGTGTTGTGGAGCGCTATGATGAGGGCGTGCGTAGATAACAACTGCCCCGAAGCTGCAGTGGGATTGTTCAAGAAAATGGTTGTCGAGGGGAACGAATTCGGCGCCACGAGTCTCGTTGCTTTGGTATCGGCGTATTCGAGTATGAAAGCAGTTGGGAAAGAAGGCCGGGTTGCGCATGGACTGAGCATCAAAGGGGGGATGCTTGCGTGCACTGTGTTGAGCAATGCTGTGATTGATATGTATGCGAAATGTGCTGATTTGAGCTCGTCGGAGTGTGTGTTTGGGGAGATGGAATTCAAGGATCTTGTCACGTGGAATTCGATTATCAGTGGCTGTTTCTACAATAGCCGCCCTGAAAGGTCGTTGTGGTATGTCAAACACATGGCTTCGTTTGAAAATCAGCCCGATAGTATTAGTTTCTCTTGTGCCTTGGCGGCATGTACTATTCTGCAGGAGCTCGATTTCGGGCTGCAAGTTCACTGCTGGGCGACCAAGTTGGGGTACGCGGGGAGCAACCATGTCTCGGTTGCTAACTCTCTTATCTCGTTCTATGCTCAGCTTCGAGATATCTCTGCTGCTGAATGTATTTTTGGAGAAATGGTGATCAAGAATGTGGTATCTTGGAATGCCTTGATTAAAGGTTTCTTTCTGAATGAGCAAGCTGTGGGGGCGTTTCGCCTTTTTCGTGATATGCAGCTTGTAGCATCGATTCAACCTGATATGGCTACAGTTGTCACTATGGTTCCATATTGTGCTGAACTTATGCTCCTCGAAGAAGGAAAAGCTATTCATGGATTCATCATTAGGAGAGGGATGGCATCTGAAACATCGGTTATTAACAGTCTGATTAATATGTATTCCAAGTGTGGTAAACTTAAGGAAGCTCTGTGTTTATTCTTGACTATGCCGAAGAAAGACTTGGTAGCGTGGAACACTATGATCTTCGGATATGCCCACAATGGGCAATATCAAGAAGCTCGGACGCTATTCAAGAAAATGCTTGTTTGTTGTTCTACATTCACCTTGCCAACTCTTTTGGCAGTGCTTCCATCCTGTGATTGTCCAGATTCGATTCAATTTGGAAGATCGGTTCATGGTTGGAGCATGAAGCTGGGGTTATCAAACAAAACTTTTGCTTTGAATTCCCTCATGCACATGTACATTCTTTGTGGAGCCTTGTCGGATGCTTCTGCATTGTTCGGAAGCACCTCTGTTAAGCTCGACGCCACTAGTTGGAACACGCTCATTGCTGGCTGCAGTCACAAGGGCAATTTCCGAGAAGCCTTGGAATATTTCGACTTAATGAGGAGGCGAGCGCAGGTTCAATGTAGTTCTGTAACACTCGGAGGTGTCATATCCGCTTGTGGGAATCTTGGGTTAGTGATTGAAGGGAAAGTAGTTCACGGTTTAGCTATTAAAACGGGGGCGAGTAATGATATGCGGGTGCAGAACTCACTGGTGACGATGTACGGGAGATTAGGTGATTCGGAGAGTGCTACGTTAGCATTCAACCTTAGTCATGACCACAACCTGTGTTCATGGAATTGTGTGCTATCTGCCATGTCACAAAATGAAGATGCCAAGAAAGCTCTGGAGTTGTTTCGTTCTCTTGAGTTCGAGCCTAACGAGATCACCATCTCCACTGTTCTCTCCGCTTGTGCCCAGCTAGGAGCCATGAGTTACGGAAAACAGATCCACGGGCACGTTTTCAGGTTGAATCTCTACAAGAATCCTTTCATATCTGCTGCACTGACAGACATGTACAGCAATGGGGGCAGGCTAGATAAGGCCGAATGCGTTTTTCTTCATTCACCGGAGAAGTCAGTTACTGCATGGAACTCCCTCATATCTGCTTACGGGTTCCATAACTTCGGCTCAAGGGCAATTGACACGTTCAACGACATGATCAGGTCAGGATGCCGTCCAACGAGTGGCTCGTTCACGAGCCTCCTCTCAGCATGCAGCCATGCCGGGCTGGTTGATGAAGGGCTCGCCTATTATGAGAGCATGATGAGCGGGTTCAAAGTGGCGCCTGCAGCCGAGCACCATGTGTGTGTGGTGGATATACTCGGGAGGTCAGGGAGGCTCCGTGAGGCTCGTGACTTCATCAAGAATCTGCCTGGGGAAGGTGGGACTGTGGGTGCGTGGGGAGCCCTGCTGAGTTCGTGCAGCTATCATGGAGACGTTGAGATGGGGAGAGAAGTCGCAGAAGTACTCTTCTCGATGGAGCCGGAAAACGGGAGTTACTACTTAGCGTTGTGTAATATGTATATTGCTGCTGGGAAATGGGAGGAAGCTGTTGAGTTGAGGAGTTTGATATATGATAAACAGCTCAAGAAACAAACTGCTttcagttttattgatattggtTTGAGGTGTGATTATATGCTCTTCTGCCTGCGTTTGCAGTTTCCCTATTTTAATACTACCAGTTTAATTAAGTAcaatttataa
- the LOC121779912 gene encoding glycine-rich protein A3-like, with translation MGGGKDKHDESDKGLFSHGHGGHYPPGQYPPAAGGYPPQGGYPPAGYPPQQGYPPAGYPPQQGYPPAGYPGQHHSGGGSSIGGIIAGGAAAAAAAYGASHIAHGAHGAHGAHGTHGTYGVSHGMMGGHVGHGKMKHGKFKHGKFGKHGKHKGKGMFGGKGKKWK, from the exons ATGGGAGGTGGAAAGGACAAACATGATGAATCTGACAAAGGGCTCTTCTCTCACGGTCACGGCGGCCATTATCCACCCGGGCAGTACCCACCAGCAGCTGGAGGGTACCCTCCACAAGGAGGCTATCCTCCGGCTGGCTATCCTCCTCAGCAAGGTTATCCTCCAGCTGGATATCCTCCTCAGCAAGGCTATCCTCCAGCCGGTTATCCTGGTCAACATCACTCAG GAGGAGGATCCTCTATTGGAGGAATAATAGCAGGaggtgctgctgctgctgctgccgccTATGGTGCCTCCCACATCGCACATGGAGCACACGGAGCCCATGGAGCACACGGAACTCATGGAACCTATGGTGTTAGCCATGGCATGATGGGGGGCCATGTTGGTCATGGGAAGATGAAGCATGGCAAGTTCAAGCACGGGAAGTTCGGTAAGCACGGGAAGCACAAGGGCAAGGGCATGTTCGGAGGCAAAGGCAAGAAGTGGAAGTAA